A single Candidatus Bathyarchaeota archaeon DNA region contains:
- a CDS encoding HesA/MoeB/ThiF family protein: MSTIDKEFSDKEIEYYSRQIVLKDIGYAGQLKLKNAKVCVVGLGGLGCPIATQLTAMGVGYLWLIDRDVIELSNLQRQHLYGPKFVGYPKVEVAAKRLEELNPYIDIEPLPISLNERNAEKFLKGMDVVIDGLDRMDVRYAVNRACIKLKIPYIFGAAITTFGSTSTIIPNKTPCLECFYGNINDEKLPKCSTVGVHPSVIATIASIEVAEAIRIILGQKPKLMNKLFYCDIESLAFDELNISRIESCPVCGRKTKGTLFSIKHELIEEICGRGGKRSFMIVPKENLDLPLKRLIRFLADNELKIKIKAKLGITFKFDDRITASLLKSGVAIIEGVDNKNKALDLYEKVVINGLGIQQSQIR, encoded by the coding sequence ATGTCGACAATTGACAAAGAATTTTCAGATAAAGAAATAGAATACTATTCGAGACAAATAGTTCTAAAGGATATTGGATATGCGGGCCAATTAAAACTAAAGAATGCCAAAGTATGTGTTGTAGGTTTAGGTGGACTTGGATGTCCAATTGCTACCCAATTGACTGCAATGGGTGTAGGATACTTGTGGTTAATTGATAGGGATGTTATCGAACTATCCAATTTACAGAGACAACATTTGTATGGACCGAAATTCGTAGGCTATCCAAAAGTTGAAGTGGCAGCCAAAAGATTGGAGGAATTGAATCCTTACATCGATATAGAACCACTACCCATATCTTTGAATGAAAGAAATGCTGAAAAATTCTTAAAGGGAATGGATGTAGTTATCGACGGATTAGATCGCATGGATGTCCGCTATGCGGTTAATAGGGCTTGTATAAAACTTAAGATACCTTATATTTTCGGAGCAGCCATAACCACTTTTGGCAGCACATCTACAATAATTCCAAATAAAACTCCTTGTCTTGAATGCTTCTATGGGAATATCAATGATGAAAAATTACCTAAATGTTCTACAGTAGGGGTGCATCCATCAGTAATAGCTACAATAGCAAGTATAGAGGTTGCTGAAGCGATCAGGATAATTTTAGGTCAAAAACCCAAGTTAATGAATAAATTATTCTATTGCGATATAGAATCATTGGCATTTGATGAATTAAACATCTCACGTATTGAAAGTTGTCCCGTTTGTGGACGGAAAACTAAAGGTACCCTATTTTCCATCAAACATGAGTTGATAGAAGAAATTTGTGGGAGAGGTGGAAAAAGATCCTTCATGATAGTTCCTAAGGAGAATCTCGATTTACCCCTAAAAAGATTAATTAGATTTTTGGCGGATAATGAATTGAAAATTAAAATAAAAGCAAAACTCGGTATCACATTCAAATTTGATGATAGAATTACAGCTAGCCTACTAAAAAGCGGTGTGGCAATAATCGAGGGCGTGGATAACAAAAATAAAGCACTCGACCTTTATGAGAAGGTAGTTATTAATGGTTTGGGGATTCAACAATCTCAAATAAGATAA
- a CDS encoding MoaD family protein, whose amino-acid sequence MSNVKVIFSTAFWNFTNNEKEVSVEASSVGEALKKLVIKYGDEFKNSIFESEQNKRRFINIYVNGKDIRHLDSFETSLNADDEITLLPAVTGG is encoded by the coding sequence TTGAGTAATGTTAAAGTGATTTTCTCAACAGCATTCTGGAATTTTACTAATAATGAGAAGGAAGTCTCAGTGGAAGCTTCTTCAGTAGGAGAGGCTCTTAAGAAACTTGTAATAAAATATGGAGATGAATTCAAGAATAGTATCTTTGAGTCGGAACAAAATAAACGCCGATTTATCAATATATACGTTAACGGTAAAGACATTCGACATTTAGATAGTTTTGAAACTTCACTTAATGCCGATGACGAGATAACGTTACTACCTGCTGTGACAGGGGGATAG
- the fdhD gene encoding formate dehydrogenase accessory sulfurtransferase FdhD produces the protein MGSKSSDVITYIKTRKIDLDKGIDRYEEEHVAIETPIRLFLNGKPLTTIMALPSNLRELALGFLIGEGVVTRYKDIQNITVNRNEVWIKSRRVNLRRKKSISENGVILTSCSSKADFYHVLDGLNKKQIIKSYQIDAKNILENVKESIKKSEIFRTTGGVHSASIFVDNLLKGFAEDVGRHNAVDKVIGICLEREIPLERSVLVTSGRQTADIILKAARCKIPISVSMRAPLSTGVYVAGLVGITLICFARGNRMNVYSHPERVKTIIARK, from the coding sequence ATGGGCAGCAAATCTTCAGATGTTATTACTTACATTAAAACTCGCAAAATAGATTTAGATAAAGGAATAGACAGATATGAGGAAGAGCATGTTGCTATTGAAACTCCTATACGACTTTTTCTTAATGGGAAGCCTTTAACAACAATTATGGCTTTGCCCTCAAACCTGAGGGAATTGGCACTTGGTTTTTTAATAGGCGAAGGCGTTGTTACTCGTTATAAAGACATACAGAATATTACAGTCAATAGAAATGAAGTCTGGATAAAATCAAGAAGAGTTAATCTGAGACGTAAAAAATCCATAAGTGAAAATGGAGTAATTCTGACAAGCTGTAGTTCAAAAGCAGATTTCTATCATGTATTGGATGGATTAAATAAGAAACAGATCATTAAGAGCTATCAAATAGATGCCAAAAACATATTGGAGAATGTTAAAGAATCGATCAAAAAATCAGAAATATTTCGAACTACTGGAGGGGTTCATTCAGCATCGATTTTCGTTGATAACCTCCTAAAAGGATTTGCAGAAGATGTGGGTCGGCATAACGCAGTGGACAAAGTTATTGGCATTTGTTTAGAAAGAGAAATTCCTTTGGAACGATCTGTATTGGTAACCTCAGGAAGGCAGACTGCAGACATAATATTAAAAGCTGCAAGATGCAAGATTCCAATCTCAGTTTCGATGAGGGCACCTTTATCAACAGGGGTGTACGTTGCTGGATTAGTTGGCATAACTCTAATCTGTTTCGCAAGAGGAAACAGGATGAATGTTTATTCTCACCCTGAACGAGTTAAAACTATTATCGCTCGTAAGTGA
- a CDS encoding XdhC family protein codes for MLDIYEKTVELLEKGEDFAIVTVIESDGSTPRGIGTKMIVLKNRRTYGTIGGGCLESAAIEEGLIAIEDKKSKTVKYSLEEIDKGGIGMRCGGNIDLFIESINSPRNINMRIRNNEK; via the coding sequence ATGTTGGACATATATGAAAAAACTGTTGAACTCCTTGAAAAAGGAGAAGATTTTGCCATTGTAACTGTTATTGAGTCAGATGGTTCTACTCCAAGAGGAATTGGTACAAAAATGATTGTATTGAAAAATCGGAGAACATACGGGACCATTGGCGGCGGTTGTCTTGAATCAGCTGCTATCGAGGAGGGACTTATCGCTATTGAAGATAAGAAATCAAAAACTGTGAAATATTCTTTGGAAGAGATAGATAAAGGCGGTATTGGAATGCGTTGTGGAGGAAATATCGATCTATTTATAGAATCAATTAATTCCCCTCGCAATATCAATATGCGCATTAGAAATAATGAAAAATAG
- a CDS encoding class I SAM-dependent methyltransferase, producing the protein MNEQTKKHWNNVYGSKEINVLGWYEERSIPSLKLLSKCNINKDESVLDVGSGATTFIDSLIDEKFTNIVAVDISEIALNKLKERLGKEKASLVKWIVDDITNPEYINKLKDIALWHDRASLHFLVKEKQRQTYFSTLKNIVKKGGYVIIAAFSLEGARKCSGLDVKNYDSNMLEEDLGEEFRLIQAFNYDYHMPSGDIRPYIYTLFKRETL; encoded by the coding sequence TTGAATGAACAAACAAAAAAGCATTGGAATAACGTTTACGGCTCTAAAGAAATAAACGTCTTAGGATGGTATGAAGAAAGATCTATACCATCCCTCAAATTATTGAGTAAATGTAATATTAACAAAGATGAATCTGTGTTAGATGTAGGCTCTGGAGCAACGACATTCATCGATTCACTAATTGATGAAAAATTCACGAATATTGTTGCCGTAGATATAAGTGAAATAGCTTTGAACAAATTGAAAGAACGACTAGGGAAAGAAAAAGCATCGCTTGTTAAGTGGATTGTAGATGATATCACAAATCCGGAGTATATCAATAAATTAAAAGACATTGCTCTGTGGCATGATAGAGCATCGTTGCATTTCCTTGTAAAAGAAAAACAAAGGCAAACCTATTTCTCAACGTTGAAGAATATTGTAAAAAAAGGAGGCTATGTCATCATAGCTGCTTTTTCATTAGAAGGAGCGAGGAAATGTAGTGGCCTAGATGTTAAAAATTATGATAGTAACATGTTGGAAGAAGATTTAGGTGAAGAATTTAGATTAATCCAAGCTTTCAATTATGACTATCATATGCCTTCTGGCGATATCAGACCGTACATATATACATTATTTAAAAGAGAGACGCTCTAA
- a CDS encoding FtsX-like permease family protein encodes MNFLEILRLSFGALNERKVRSGLTILMVIIGVTLMTSLNGLSGGMGNFIDEQFELLAPNVLIIMPSEASVGFGPPQELPETKLTSQTVKTIEKTRGVEVAFPVIFSTVTLRAGGEERSVLVMGIDQDKVKYIAPKVSVEDGSYVYPHDSIGVVFGNRLAYPPDLDRPLVKLGQTVTLEYLKVETEDGRDKIVVEKKSFQLKGILKELGSQDIDNTAFISVASANSLLEKEGIYDAIYAVTIDPDYNDIAEERIRKIYGKNIGVVSPKALAETIKDVMDQFMSFISAIALVSMFVGGVGIITTVYTSVMERTREIGLLKAIGYQNRTILFMFLTESLAIGLLGAILGLIAGFGGAYVLVEIMLRVDPYAEGATMSPYFKPMDIIEIFSLSLVLSLVAGLYPAWRASKLSPIKALRKE; translated from the coding sequence ATGAATTTTTTAGAGATATTGCGACTCTCTTTTGGAGCTTTAAATGAAAGAAAAGTAAGGTCAGGGCTCACAATTCTAATGGTAATTATCGGTGTTACGCTAATGACTTCACTGAATGGTCTCAGCGGTGGGATGGGTAACTTTATTGATGAACAGTTTGAGCTACTTGCTCCAAACGTTCTGATAATTATGCCTTCCGAAGCAAGTGTTGGATTTGGCCCACCTCAAGAGTTACCTGAGACAAAATTGACCTCACAAACAGTAAAGACCATTGAGAAAACCCGCGGAGTGGAGGTTGCATTTCCTGTTATATTCAGCACTGTGACATTGAGAGCCGGTGGTGAAGAGAGATCAGTTCTGGTTATGGGCATTGATCAAGATAAGGTGAAGTATATCGCCCCAAAAGTAAGTGTTGAAGATGGTTCGTATGTATATCCTCACGATTCCATAGGAGTTGTTTTTGGGAATAGGCTTGCATATCCACCAGATTTAGATAGGCCACTTGTAAAACTGGGGCAGACCGTTACACTGGAATATCTCAAGGTTGAGACAGAAGATGGAAGAGATAAAATTGTAGTTGAGAAGAAAAGTTTTCAACTCAAAGGCATACTTAAAGAGTTAGGGAGCCAGGATATCGACAATACTGCTTTCATATCTGTGGCTTCGGCCAATTCCTTACTTGAGAAAGAAGGGATTTATGATGCCATCTATGCGGTTACAATAGATCCAGATTACAACGATATTGCTGAGGAAAGAATTCGCAAAATCTATGGTAAGAACATCGGTGTAGTTTCGCCAAAAGCACTGGCTGAGACCATAAAGGACGTTATGGATCAGTTCATGAGTTTCATATCAGCTATAGCTTTAGTTTCAATGTTTGTTGGAGGCGTTGGAATCATTACAACTGTGTATACTTCTGTCATGGAGAGAACCAGAGAAATAGGATTGTTGAAAGCTATTGGGTATCAGAACAGAACGATTCTCTTTATGTTTCTAACTGAATCATTAGCAATCGGTTTGTTAGGTGCAATACTTGGACTTATCGCTGGCTTTGGTGGAGCTTATGTCTTGGTTGAGATTATGCTTAGAGTCGATCCCTATGCTGAAGGAGCTACCATGAGTCCATATTTCAAACCTATGGATATAATAGAAATATTTTCACTCTCGCTCGTTTTGAGTCTAGTTGCGGGTCTATATCCGGCCTGGAGAGCTTCTAAACTAAGCCCAATCAAGGCTCTGAGAAAGGAATAA
- a CDS encoding nitroreductase/quinone reductase family protein, whose amino-acid sequence MSSKPELPRKGSFIHDMIYDSEKKKALDKFKFINNYLVIPLYRIGILPLLGFDRIFLLLITIGRETGKKRISPLEYHRINDAIHIFSARGTEADWFKNLQKNPEKVKVKLGFHSFKPKIEIIRSRKERLEVIKWYVSAHPNAAKHIFGWNGRTDDPDSGILNPLTDLIQIIKLHKEK is encoded by the coding sequence ATGTCATCAAAGCCAGAATTACCAAGAAAAGGCTCTTTTATTCATGATATGATTTATGACTCTGAAAAGAAAAAAGCGCTAGATAAATTCAAATTTATCAACAATTACCTAGTAATCCCTCTTTATCGAATTGGAATATTGCCTTTACTAGGTTTTGACAGAATATTTTTGTTGCTCATTACTATTGGAAGAGAAACTGGTAAAAAACGCATCTCTCCTCTAGAATACCATCGAATTAATGATGCAATCCATATTTTTTCTGCAAGAGGAACGGAAGCTGACTGGTTCAAAAATTTACAAAAAAATCCAGAAAAAGTAAAAGTTAAGCTTGGATTTCATAGCTTTAAACCAAAAATTGAGATTATCCGTAGTAGAAAAGAAAGACTAGAAGTGATTAAATGGTATGTTAGCGCTCATCCAAATGCAGCCAAACATATTTTTGGTTGGAATGGTAGAACAGACGACCCTGACTCAGGAATATTAAATCCTCTAACCGACCTTATTCAAATAATCAAATTACATAAAGAGAAATAG
- the larE gene encoding ATP-dependent sacrificial sulfur transferase LarE has translation MDEKYKELRSFIHEKGEDGVVIAFSGGVDSSTLIAVSHDILKEKAVAVTAVSETYPSEEVKVAKRIAKEIGIKHILIETDELSNEDFVRNPEDRCYYCKRELLNHLESIAEKLEFKTIFEGTNFSDLSGHRPGFKAVLEKENVYSPWIESRFTKAEIRALAKKIHLSVYDKPSLACLASRIPFETRLTADRLNQIGEAEQIIRRITGVQQIRVRDHNNLARIEVERDEMKLFLDEKIMGEIAGRLKRLGFKYVTLDLEGYRTGSMLETL, from the coding sequence TTGGATGAAAAGTACAAAGAACTGAGGAGCTTCATTCATGAAAAAGGAGAAGATGGAGTAGTAATCGCCTTCTCTGGCGGAGTAGATAGTTCAACTCTTATCGCTGTTAGCCATGACATTCTAAAAGAAAAGGCAGTTGCAGTTACGGCGGTTTCAGAGACATATCCTTCCGAAGAGGTTAAAGTGGCTAAAAGAATAGCTAAAGAGATAGGTATTAAACACATTCTTATAGAGACCGATGAATTATCAAACGAGGATTTTGTTCGAAATCCAGAGGATAGATGTTACTATTGCAAGAGGGAATTACTCAACCATCTGGAAAGCATTGCAGAGAAGTTAGAGTTTAAAACGATCTTCGAAGGAACGAACTTTTCAGATCTGTCTGGTCATAGACCTGGTTTCAAAGCTGTATTAGAAAAAGAAAATGTCTACAGCCCATGGATTGAAAGTCGATTCACAAAAGCAGAAATCAGAGCATTAGCTAAGAAAATTCATCTTTCAGTTTATGATAAACCTTCACTAGCATGTCTAGCCTCACGTATCCCATTTGAGACAAGATTAACGGCTGATAGATTGAATCAAATCGGAGAGGCCGAGCAGATAATAAGAAGAATTACTGGGGTTCAACAAATTCGAGTTCGAGATCATAACAACTTGGCTAGAATAGAAGTGGAGAGAGATGAGATGAAACTGTTTTTAGACGAAAAAATCATGGGCGAAATAGCTGGTAGACTGAAAAGGCTAGGCTTCAAATACGTAACATTGGATTTAGAAGGATATAGGACAGGAAGTATGCTAGAAACATTATAA
- a CDS encoding homoserine kinase, with protein sequence MRKLFHEIHVKVPASIANLGPGFDVFAIAISDLYDTVSIKKTTKRKIELEVSGLKASSIPKKLEENTAGVVAEKLAEEFSLKDGFRIHLRKGIPHSIGLGSSGASAAGAAYAIARLYGLNLSNTELISFASQGEAALSGSVHIDNVSASILGGFVLIQSYNPIKVHKILPPKNLEMCVIIPKVRVPERKTAFARKILPTNVDLRHLTYNVGHASSLAYGMAIGRIDIIRESISDAVIERARSELIPGYENVKDCAKKLNTNVAICGGGPSIVALLDREKEDANFILNTLKEAFENVGIRAEGFITRPNQSIKIISTY encoded by the coding sequence ATGAGAAAATTATTTCACGAAATACATGTCAAAGTGCCTGCTTCTATAGCTAACCTAGGACCAGGTTTTGATGTATTCGCTATAGCCATTTCAGACTTGTACGATACAGTTTCGATAAAGAAGACAACTAAACGAAAAATCGAGCTAGAAGTCTCAGGCCTAAAAGCCAGTTCCATACCTAAGAAATTGGAGGAAAATACTGCGGGAGTAGTCGCTGAAAAGCTTGCAGAAGAATTTTCGTTAAAAGATGGATTTAGGATTCATCTTAGGAAAGGAATTCCCCATAGCATAGGACTCGGAAGCAGTGGAGCGAGTGCCGCTGGCGCTGCGTATGCAATTGCTCGCCTTTATGGGTTGAATTTGTCAAATACTGAGCTAATCTCGTTTGCCTCTCAAGGAGAGGCAGCTCTGAGTGGTTCAGTGCACATTGACAATGTGTCAGCGTCTATTTTAGGTGGATTTGTCCTTATTCAATCCTATAATCCAATTAAAGTTCACAAAATATTACCTCCAAAGAATCTAGAAATGTGTGTGATTATTCCAAAAGTTCGCGTTCCCGAAAGAAAGACCGCTTTTGCTCGAAAGATCCTCCCTACCAATGTTGATCTACGGCATCTGACTTATAATGTAGGTCATGCATCCTCTCTTGCATATGGAATGGCGATCGGAAGGATAGATATAATTAGAGAGTCTATATCAGATGCGGTTATCGAAAGAGCTCGATCTGAATTAATTCCAGGTTACGAAAATGTGAAGGATTGTGCAAAAAAGTTGAATACTAATGTAGCTATTTGTGGAGGTGGGCCATCTATCGTAGCTCTCCTTGACCGTGAAAAAGAGGATGCGAATTTCATTCTAAATACTTTGAAAGAAGCTTTTGAGAATGTGGGTATTCGAGCAGAGGGATTCATTACTAGACCAAATCAAAGCATCAAAATCATAAGTACTTACTAG
- a CDS encoding ParB N-terminal domain-containing protein has product MTLAQDMLLVSKVQFIELEKLVQHEEYDPIYLKELRDEIALDKALKFAIVVDKDTNIILDGVHRFNALKRLGCRKVPVIYVDYNSPLIKVDTWKKGLHLTKKDVVNAGLSGKKFSPKTSKHIIRNGDNTSHISTIEKEVNVPVDSLRTG; this is encoded by the coding sequence ATGACATTGGCTCAAGACATGCTTTTGGTTTCAAAAGTTCAATTCATTGAGCTGGAAAAATTGGTGCAGCATGAAGAATATGATCCAATTTATTTGAAAGAATTGAGAGATGAGATTGCATTGGACAAAGCTCTCAAGTTTGCAATAGTTGTAGATAAAGACACAAATATTATTCTCGATGGGGTACATCGTTTTAATGCCCTTAAAAGGCTAGGGTGTAGAAAAGTTCCTGTTATTTATGTGGATTACAATTCGCCACTCATAAAGGTCGATACTTGGAAAAAAGGCTTGCATTTAACAAAAAAGGATGTAGTGAATGCTGGGTTAAGCGGAAAAAAATTTTCACCTAAGACTTCAAAGCACATTATAAGAAATGGGGATAATACGTCGCATATTTCAACGATTGAGAAGGAAGTCAACGTACCAGTGGACTCGTTAAGGACTGGATAG
- a CDS encoding threonine synthase: protein MDRLKALKCRECGEEYPLTKLYFCQKCFAPIEVVYNYDEINIDAKDLLDRPKTIWRYFELLPISDERRIVDLGAGYTTLHRCDKLAKKLGIKEIYIKDDTTNPTYSFKDRPASVAVSKALEFGSNRIGCVSTGNLAAATAAHAAKAGLECQIFIPNNIEHNKIYQASIYGANLISVNGNYDDANRLAVQASEHFDWPIVNVNLRPYYTEGSKSLAYETCEQLGWSLPDHVIVPAASGALLCAINKGFNELKKINLIENRKVKISCAQPEGCSPIVDAYRSGESEIIPVEDPDTIAKSLAIGDPGDGIYALNNINETKGIAESATDAEILDAIKLLAKSEGIFSEPAGGVTIAVLRRLVEGGDISPDEKVVCYVTASGLKAVESIETIVPKPIQIEGELKALTKVVR from the coding sequence ATGGATCGATTAAAGGCATTAAAATGCAGAGAATGTGGAGAAGAATATCCATTAACAAAACTATACTTTTGCCAGAAATGCTTCGCGCCTATAGAAGTCGTTTATAATTATGATGAGATAAACATAGATGCGAAAGATCTACTCGACAGGCCGAAAACCATTTGGAGATATTTTGAACTCTTACCAATTAGCGATGAAAGAAGAATTGTGGATCTAGGTGCCGGTTATACTACCTTGCATAGATGCGACAAGTTAGCAAAGAAGTTAGGAATTAAAGAAATATACATCAAAGACGATACAACAAATCCAACCTATTCATTTAAGGATAGACCAGCATCGGTTGCCGTCTCAAAAGCTTTGGAATTCGGTTCAAATCGCATTGGATGTGTTTCAACTGGGAATTTAGCAGCAGCCACAGCGGCTCATGCAGCTAAAGCCGGATTAGAGTGTCAAATATTCATACCCAACAATATTGAACATAACAAAATATACCAAGCATCCATATACGGTGCAAATCTTATCTCGGTAAATGGCAATTATGATGATGCTAACAGACTTGCAGTTCAAGCCTCAGAGCATTTTGATTGGCCGATAGTAAATGTTAACTTGCGTCCTTATTATACGGAAGGTTCAAAAAGTTTAGCTTATGAGACATGTGAACAATTAGGTTGGAGTCTTCCTGATCATGTTATCGTACCAGCCGCGAGTGGGGCATTACTATGCGCTATTAATAAAGGGTTCAATGAATTAAAGAAAATAAATTTGATTGAAAACAGGAAAGTGAAGATTTCATGTGCTCAGCCTGAAGGCTGTTCTCCTATAGTAGATGCATATAGATCGGGAGAGAGCGAGATAATTCCTGTAGAAGATCCTGACACTATAGCGAAAAGTCTTGCAATAGGAGACCCTGGAGATGGGATTTATGCCTTGAATAACATAAACGAAACAAAAGGTATTGCAGAATCAGCAACTGATGCTGAGATACTTGATGCAATCAAACTTTTAGCAAAGTCGGAAGGTATCTTCTCAGAACCTGCTGGCGGTGTTACAATTGCGGTGCTTAGGAGACTTGTTGAAGGAGGGGACATATCACCAGATGAAAAGGTTGTATGCTATGTGACGGCCAGTGGATTAAAAGCGGTCGAATCGATTGAGACCATCGTTCCAAAGCCTATCCAAATTGAGGGAGAATTGAAAGCGTTAACCAAAGTTGTAAGGTAG
- a CDS encoding transcriptional regulator: MKPPCVTIVKYFLPAIRVLVMKELIETHNMRKIDASDKMDLTPAAITQYLKGKRGSMFVDEIEESQAAMRMVSKLSDALAKNDASLESIIERLCDICASIRSEGIVCKLHQKDLPALKECKNPICKI; encoded by the coding sequence ATGAAGCCTCCATGTGTTACGATCGTAAAGTATTTTCTCCCAGCAATTAGAGTCCTTGTGATGAAAGAGCTTATAGAGACCCACAACATGCGAAAGATTGATGCATCAGATAAAATGGATCTGACTCCTGCCGCTATAACTCAATATCTTAAAGGTAAGAGGGGGAGTATGTTCGTTGACGAAATAGAGGAGTCTCAAGCGGCCATGAGGATGGTTTCAAAACTATCAGATGCATTGGCGAAAAATGATGCTTCATTAGAAAGTATCATAGAAAGATTATGCGATATATGCGCATCAATAAGATCTGAGGGCATTGTTTGTAAGTTACATCAAAAGGATCTTCCAGCGTTAAAAGAATGTAAGAATCCCATATGCAAAATATGA
- a CDS encoding DUF4013 domain-containing protein: MDLGKNIQSAFDFAKKMTEDVGRWIVLLIISIIPIVNLITIGYAARVVKGTPSSKSPPKLEGYGDLWISGLKVLIAEIIYMIIPAIILMSGAAAFWGSLMAGGPGGFGPGEHGWAMLPMAGLAGIMTIIGIIVAFLIAIIAFMGIAHMIKTDKFGKAFAFGEIFDIIKKIGWGDYIIWLIVIFIIFIIYGAIGNIPVIGWLIAAVLAPAFVVFIARSIGITYNAGKGKR; this comes from the coding sequence TTGGATTTAGGCAAAAATATACAAAGTGCCTTTGATTTTGCTAAGAAGATGACTGAGGATGTTGGTAGATGGATAGTACTTTTGATAATCAGCATAATTCCTATTGTCAATTTGATTACTATAGGATATGCAGCAAGAGTTGTTAAAGGAACACCTAGTTCAAAATCGCCGCCAAAACTGGAAGGATATGGAGATCTATGGATTTCAGGACTAAAAGTATTGATCGCTGAGATAATCTACATGATCATTCCAGCAATCATACTTATGTCAGGCGCAGCAGCTTTCTGGGGTTCTTTAATGGCTGGCGGTCCTGGAGGTTTCGGACCGGGTGAGCATGGATGGGCAATGTTGCCAATGGCTGGCCTTGCAGGTATTATGACCATTATCGGAATCATTGTTGCATTTCTGATTGCAATCATAGCTTTTATGGGCATAGCGCATATGATTAAGACCGATAAATTCGGAAAAGCCTTCGCTTTCGGTGAGATATTTGATATCATCAAGAAGATAGGATGGGGAGACTACATAATCTGGCTCATAGTGATATTTATAATATTTATCATCTACGGAGCAATCGGCAACATTCCAGTAATAGGATGGCTTATCGCAGCAGTTCTTGCACCAGCTTTTGTCGTTTTCATAGCACGTTCTATAGGCATAACATATAATGCAGGCAAAGGCAAGCGTTAA
- a CDS encoding PLP-dependent cysteine synthase family protein yields the protein MTDLIVSNSITDLIGKTPIVRINKLTGKKDATIYAKLEWYNIGGSVKDRMALYLIESAEAAGKIKKDKPILEATSGNTGISLAMIAAAKGYKISIVMPESVTVERRRLIKAYGAELILSPGEKGTAGAIEHKQEILKKDPFRYTDIDQFRDPANILAHYKTTGKEILEQTKGKVDLVVAGIGTAGTGVGTSMFLKMHRIEIQIIGVTPELGIAVQGLRNPREPYPTQLYRKEWFDEVIQIKKDEIPTTHELARRIAREEGLLVGMSAAAIMHVALQKAKDLGKGKTIVAILPDDGMKYLSTPLFE from the coding sequence TTGACCGACCTGATAGTATCCAATTCAATTACGGATTTGATCGGAAAGACACCCATTGTAAGGATCAATAAATTAACTGGTAAGAAGGACGCGACTATCTATGCTAAACTAGAGTGGTACAATATAGGCGGGTCAGTTAAAGATCGTATGGCTCTATATCTTATAGAGTCTGCTGAGGCTGCTGGAAAAATAAAGAAAGACAAGCCAATATTGGAAGCCACCTCTGGCAATACTGGCATCTCTTTAGCGATGATTGCTGCGGCAAAAGGTTACAAGATTTCTATAGTTATGCCAGAATCTGTAACTGTTGAAAGAAGAAGATTGATAAAAGCCTATGGGGCAGAACTCATTCTATCCCCAGGTGAAAAAGGAACCGCTGGTGCAATAGAACATAAACAGGAAATCCTAAAAAAAGATCCATTCAGGTATACTGACATTGACCAATTTAGGGATCCAGCCAATATACTCGCCCATTATAAAACCACTGGAAAAGAGATCCTGGAACAAACAAAAGGCAAAGTTGATCTTGTTGTAGCTGGTATAGGGACCGCTGGCACAGGTGTAGGCACGTCTATGTTTCTGAAGATGCATAGAATAGAAATACAGATCATTGGCGTAACACCTGAGTTGGGCATAGCAGTTCAAGGACTTAGAAATCCGAGAGAGCCCTACCCCACTCAATTATATAGAAAAGAATGGTTTGATGAAGTAATTCAGATCAAGAAGGATGAAATTCCTACAACACATGAATTAGCAAGAAGAATTGCCAGGGAAGAAGGGCTTCTTGTTGGTATGAGCGCAGCAGCAATTATGCATGTTGCTTTACAAAAGGCCAAAGATCTCGGCAAGGGTAAAACTATAGTAGCAATTCTTCCTGATGATGGAATGAAGTATCTTAGTACACCATTATTTGAATAA